In Camelus dromedarius isolate mCamDro1 chromosome 4, mCamDro1.pat, whole genome shotgun sequence, the following are encoded in one genomic region:
- the LOC105094643 gene encoding LOW QUALITY PROTEIN: peroxiredoxin-5, mitochondrial-like (The sequence of the model RefSeq protein was modified relative to this genomic sequence to represent the inferred CDS: inserted 2 bases in 1 codon): MAPIKVGDAIPSVVVFEGEPGNKVNLAELFKGKKGVLFGVPEAFTPSSSKTHLPGFVEQAGALKAKGIQVVTCLSVNDVFVTKEWGRAHNTEGKVQLLADPTGAFGKETGLLLDDSLVSLXGNQRLKRFSLVIEDGIVKSLNVEPDGTGLTCRLAPQIISQL, encoded by the exons ATGGCCCCGATCAAGGTGGGAGATGCCATCCCATCGGTGGTGGTGTTTGAAGGGGAGCCTGGGAACAAGGTGAACCTAGCAGAGCTGTTCAAGGGCAAGAAGGGGGTGCTGTTTGGAGTCCCTGAAGCCTTTACCCCCAGCAGTTCCAAGACCCACCTGCCAGGGTTTGTGGAGCAGGCCGGAGCTCTGAAGGCCAAGGGAATCCAGGTGGTTACATGTTTGAGTGTTAATGATGTTTTCGTGACTAAAGAATGGGGACGAGCCCACAACACGGAAGGCAAGGTTCAGCTCCTGGCTGACCCCactggggcctttgggaaggaGACAGGTTTGTTACTAGATGATTCATTGGTGTCCCT TGGGAATCAACGGCTCAAGAGGTTCTCCTTGGTGATAGAGGATGGCATAGTGAAGTCCTTGAATGTGGAGCCTGATGGCACAGGCCTCACCTGCAGGCTGGCCCCCCAAATCATCTCACAGCTCTGA